A portion of the Musa acuminata AAA Group cultivar baxijiao chromosome BXJ1-1, Cavendish_Baxijiao_AAA, whole genome shotgun sequence genome contains these proteins:
- the LOC135677185 gene encoding zinc finger protein ZAT6-like, with protein sequence MAVDAVEETPSPSPSSSPPPPYQVGSTTKGKRSKRPRPSPSSSPEVPDEDADRLSRRRLNTEEEFYALCLVMLSRDVGGGAAFEHEHVPPPPLPPPPPKAQSYGCSVCGKAFPSYQALGGHKTSHRKPAATTAAARGDDAASVSNGGGAPVVVAGSLGKLHECSVCHKSFPTGQALGGHMRCHYDGVIGGRATAGTAITATAASSSGAASSGRDRGFDLNRPPQPQLRETGLVGRLSAARKEEGEEVLSPLLLTPKKARPLAAAVKADMEPPLPTLISFI encoded by the coding sequence ATGGCCGTAGATGCCGTAGAAGAGACGCCCTCGCCGTCGCCATCGTCGTCGCCGCCACCGCCCTACCAGGTGGGGTCCACGACGAAGGGGAAGCGGTCGAAGCGCCCCCGCCCCTCCCCCTCTTCTTCTCCGGAAGTTCCCGATGAGGACGCTGACCGCCTCTCCCGCCGCCGCCTCAACACCGAGGAGGAGTTCTACGCCCTTTGCCTCGTGATGCTCTCCCGCGACGTCGGTGGCGGAGCAGCGTTCGAACACGAACATgtgccaccgccgccgctgcccccgCCGCCTCCGAAAGCACAGTCCTATGGGTGCTCCGTGTGCGGGAAGGCGTTCCCGTCCTACCAGGCTCTCGGGGGGCACAAGACCAGCCACCGGAAGCCCGCAGCCACGACAGCGGCGGCGAGAGGTGATGACGCCGCCTCGGTCTCGAACGGTGGCGGAGCTCCTGTCGTGGTCGCAGGATCACTGGGGAAGCTTCACGAGTGCTCGGTGTGCCACAAGTCGTTCCCGACGGGGCAGGCGCTGGGCGGGCACATGAGATGCCACTACGACGGCGTCATCGGCGGCCGTGCCACTGCTGGAACCGCGATCACCGCGACGGCGGCGTCATCTTCAGGGGCGGCGAGCTCGGGGAGGGACCGGGGGTTCGACCTGAAccggccaccacagccgcagcttcGAGAGACGGGTCTCGTCGGCAGGTTGAGTGCAGCAAGgaaagaggagggggaggaggtgtTGAGCCCTCTGTTGCTGACCCCAAAGAAGGCACGTCCGTTGGCGGCGGCGGTAAAAGCCGACATGGAACCACCGCTACCGACCTTAATTAGTTTCATATGA
- the LOC135587448 gene encoding uncharacterized protein LOC135587448 isoform X1, whose amino-acid sequence MEASCFLTCKSFKPKSPVLHKKRSGQGFHGSGGTSSSTVTSNSKLPGCKLRPQPQDEDGELVIRSDWRSFRARLVAGEQASSLAASLALCGMDRSPTPPEPVGDKWAHLLHEPERGCLLIATEKLDGVHIFERTVILLLSAGPLGPTGVILNRPSLMSIKETPSVDLDVAGVFSDRPLFFGGPLEEALFLVGPRGGEDGVFEEVMEGLYYGTKECVGCAAEMVKRDVVGAGDFRFFDGYCGWEREQLRDEIRAGFWRVVACSPSVAGVASVGSLGLWEEVLGLVGERKVW is encoded by the exons ATGGAGGCATCCTGTTTCCTAACCTGCAAATCCTTCAAGCCGAAATCGCCAGTCCTCCACAAGAAGAGGTCCGGTCAAGGTTTCCATGGAAGCGGTGGCACCTCATCTTCAACTGTAACtt CTAATTCCAAGCTACCAGGCTGCAAGCTCAGGCCTCAGCCACAGGACGAGGACGGCGAGCTAGTGATCAGATCAGACTGGAGATCCTTCAGGGCAAGGCTGGTCGCCGGCGAGCAAGCATCCAGTCTTGCCGCATCGCTTGCTCTATGCGGCATGGACCGAAGCCCAACGCCTCCGGAGCCGGTGGGCGACAAGTGGGCGCACCTGCTGCACGAGCCGGAGCGGGGCTGCCTCCTCATCGCCACCGAGAAGCTGGACGGCGTGCACATCTTCGAGCGTACCGTGATCCTCCTCCTCTCGGCCGGCCCGCTGGGGCCGACCGGCGTCATCCTCAACCGGCCATCGCTCATGTCCATCAAGGAGACGCCCTCGGTGGACCTGGACGTGGCGGGGGTGTTCTCGGACCGGCCGCTGTTCTTCGGCGGGCCGCTGGAGGAGGCGTTGTTCCTGGTCGGCCCCCGAGGAGGGGAGGACGGGGTGTTCGAGGAGGTGATGGAGGGGCTGTACTACGGCACCAAGGAGTGCGTGGGGTGCGCGGCGGAGATGGTGAAGAGGGACGTGGTGGGGGCGGGGGACTTCAGGTTCTTCGATGGCTACTGTGGGTGGGAGAGGGAGCAGCTGAGGGACGAGATCAGGGCGGGGTTTTGGAGGGTGGTGGCCTGCAGCCCAAGTGTGGCAGGGGTGGCCAGTGTGGGGAGTCTTGGGCTGTGGGAGGAGGTCTTGGGACTTGTGGGCGAAAGGAAGGTTTGGTGA
- the LOC135587448 gene encoding uncharacterized protein LOC135587448 isoform X2: MEASCFLTCKSFKPKSPVLHKKRSGQGFHGSGGTSSSTVTCCKLRPQPQDEDGELVIRSDWRSFRARLVAGEQASSLAASLALCGMDRSPTPPEPVGDKWAHLLHEPERGCLLIATEKLDGVHIFERTVILLLSAGPLGPTGVILNRPSLMSIKETPSVDLDVAGVFSDRPLFFGGPLEEALFLVGPRGGEDGVFEEVMEGLYYGTKECVGCAAEMVKRDVVGAGDFRFFDGYCGWEREQLRDEIRAGFWRVVACSPSVAGVASVGSLGLWEEVLGLVGERKVW; the protein is encoded by the exons ATGGAGGCATCCTGTTTCCTAACCTGCAAATCCTTCAAGCCGAAATCGCCAGTCCTCCACAAGAAGAGGTCCGGTCAAGGTTTCCATGGAAGCGGTGGCACCTCATCTTCAACTGTAACtt GCTGCAAGCTCAGGCCTCAGCCACAGGACGAGGACGGCGAGCTAGTGATCAGATCAGACTGGAGATCCTTCAGGGCAAGGCTGGTCGCCGGCGAGCAAGCATCCAGTCTTGCCGCATCGCTTGCTCTATGCGGCATGGACCGAAGCCCAACGCCTCCGGAGCCGGTGGGCGACAAGTGGGCGCACCTGCTGCACGAGCCGGAGCGGGGCTGCCTCCTCATCGCCACCGAGAAGCTGGACGGCGTGCACATCTTCGAGCGTACCGTGATCCTCCTCCTCTCGGCCGGCCCGCTGGGGCCGACCGGCGTCATCCTCAACCGGCCATCGCTCATGTCCATCAAGGAGACGCCCTCGGTGGACCTGGACGTGGCGGGGGTGTTCTCGGACCGGCCGCTGTTCTTCGGCGGGCCGCTGGAGGAGGCGTTGTTCCTGGTCGGCCCCCGAGGAGGGGAGGACGGGGTGTTCGAGGAGGTGATGGAGGGGCTGTACTACGGCACCAAGGAGTGCGTGGGGTGCGCGGCGGAGATGGTGAAGAGGGACGTGGTGGGGGCGGGGGACTTCAGGTTCTTCGATGGCTACTGTGGGTGGGAGAGGGAGCAGCTGAGGGACGAGATCAGGGCGGGGTTTTGGAGGGTGGTGGCCTGCAGCCCAAGTGTGGCAGGGGTGGCCAGTGTGGGGAGTCTTGGGCTGTGGGAGGAGGTCTTGGGACTTGTGGGCGAAAGGAAGGTTTGGTGA